One window from the genome of Lates calcarifer isolate ASB-BC8 unplaced genomic scaffold, TLL_Latcal_v3 _unitig_4157_quiver_1645, whole genome shotgun sequence encodes:
- the LOC108896764 gene encoding XK-related protein 4 gives YFHTIYLGVRSRQSAETERWRYYWRMVYEFADVSMLHLLATFLESAPQLVLQLCIIIQTHKLQAVQGMTAAASLVSLAWALASYQKALRESRDDKKPISYLAVIIQFCWHFFTIAARVITFALFASVFQLYFGIFIVLHWCIMTFWIVHCETDFCISKWEEIVFDMVVGIIYIFSWFNVKEGRTRCRLFIYYLVILVENAALSALWYLYRTPHTTDAFAVPALCVIFSSFLTGVVFMLMYYTFFHPNGPRFGRSLSGQGLDLDPTAQFSTLPSEGATNSLRSNRGATTTLERDMGKYSERDGCMPVFQVRPTVPSTPSSRAPRLEETVIKIDLCRNRYPAWERHVLDRSIRKAILAIDCSLTPPRLQYKDDALVQERLEYETTL, from the exons ATATTTCCATACCATCTACCTGGGCGTTCGGAGTCGTCAGAGTGCTGAGACAGAGCGCTGGCGTTACTACTGGAGGATGGTCTACGAGTTTGCAGATGTGAGCATGCTCCATCTACTGGCCACCTTTCTAGAGAGTGCTCCACAACTGGTGCTGCAGCTGTGCATtatcatacagacacacaagctCCAGGCTGTgcaag gtatgacagcagcagcctcccTTGTCTCTCTGGCTTGGGCCCTAGCCTCCTACCAGAAGGCCCTGCGAGAGTCTCGGGATGACAAGAAGCCAATCAGCTACCTGGCTGTAATTATCCAGTTCTGCTGGCACTTTTTCACTATTGCAGCGAGGGTCATCACCTTTGCCCTGTTTGCATCTGTGTTTCAACTCTACTTTGGCATCTTCATCGTCCTGCACTGGTGCATCATGACCTTCTGGATTGTCCACTGTGAGACAGACTTCTGCATTAGCAAGTGGGAGGAGATTGTGTTTGACATGGTGGTGGGCATAATCTACATCTTTTCCTGGTTTAACGTCAAAGAAGGAAGGACAAG GTGTCGGCTTTTCATCTATTACTTGGTGATCTTGGTGGAGAATGCTGCTCTTAGTGCGTTGTGGTATCTCTACCGAACGCCTCACACCACGGACGCCTTTGCAGTGCCAGCACTATGCGTCATCTTCAGCAGTTTCCTCACTGGAGTGGTTTTCATGCTCATGTACTATACCTTTTTCCATCCCAATGGGCCACGCTTTGGACGCTCATTGAGTGGCCAAGGCCTTGACCTGGACCCCACTGCTCAGTTCTCCACACTACCATCGGAAGGTGCCACCAACTCATTGCGCTCCAACAGAGGTGCCACCACAACTCTGGAGCGTGACATGGGGAAGTATTCTGAGCGGGATGGCTGCATGCCAGTGTTTCAGGTCCGACCCACAGTGCCATCCACTCCATCGTCTCGTGCTCCACGTCTTGAAGAGACTGTCATCAAGATTGACCTTTGTAGGAACCGCTACCCAGCCTGGGAGCGTCATGTCCTCGACCGCAGTATACGCAAGGCAATTCTGGCCATAGACTGCTCCCTGACTCCTCCACGGCTGCAGTACAAAGATGATGCTTTGGTGCAAGAGAGGTTGGAATATGAGACCACTTTATAG